The Nocardioides salarius genome includes a region encoding these proteins:
- a CDS encoding amino acid ABC transporter ATP-binding protein codes for MTSTPAYEHAIDVQQLHKSFGDNEVLKGIDFHVDDGEVVCVIGPSGSGKSTLLRCVNRLEVPTKGRVLVEGVDMTDPETDLNDVRSRIGMVFQSFNLFPHLTVTANLTLAQRRVKKRGKAEAEKKARENLARVGLEDKADAYPAHLSGGQQQRVAIARALSMDPDLMLFDEPTSALDPELVGDVLAVMKSLAAEGMTMMVVTHEMGFAREVGDKLVFMDEGVIMEEGDPAEVLSDPQHARTQEFLSKVL; via the coding sequence GTGACGAGCACACCCGCCTACGAGCACGCGATCGACGTCCAGCAGCTGCACAAGTCGTTCGGCGACAACGAGGTCCTCAAGGGCATCGACTTCCACGTCGACGACGGCGAGGTGGTCTGCGTGATCGGACCCTCCGGCTCGGGCAAGTCGACGCTGCTGCGCTGCGTCAACCGGCTGGAGGTGCCGACCAAGGGCAGGGTGCTGGTCGAGGGCGTCGACATGACCGACCCCGAGACCGACCTCAACGACGTGCGCTCGCGCATCGGGATGGTCTTCCAGTCCTTCAACCTCTTCCCGCACCTGACCGTCACCGCCAACCTGACCCTGGCCCAGCGCCGGGTCAAGAAGCGCGGCAAGGCGGAAGCCGAGAAGAAGGCCCGGGAGAACCTGGCCCGGGTGGGCCTGGAGGACAAGGCCGACGCCTACCCCGCGCACCTCTCCGGCGGCCAGCAGCAGCGCGTCGCCATCGCTCGGGCGCTGTCGATGGACCCCGACCTGATGCTCTTCGACGAGCCGACCAGCGCCCTGGACCCCGAGCTCGTCGGCGACGTGCTCGCGGTGATGAAGTCGCTGGCCGCCGAGGGCATGACGATGATGGTGGTGACCCACGAGATGGGCTTCGCCCGCGAGGTCGGCGACAAGCTCGTCTTCATGGACGAGGGCGTGATCATGGAGGAGGGCGACCCCGCCGAGGTGCTCTCCGACCCGCAGCACGCGCGCACCCAGGAGTTCCTCTCCAAGGTGCTGTGA
- a CDS encoding transporter substrate-binding domain-containing protein, producing MKSQALKTLSVATALALSLSACGSDEPEAAEGEPELGSAGQLTVCTDAPYKPFEYPDDSSPTGYTGFDMEIVDAIAAGMDLEVVVKDAGFDGLQSGASLAAGQCDMVASAMTITEEREENLDFSEPYYDSKQSLLAEAGGDVASIEDLDGQKVGVQQGTTGAQYAQDNVPEGAELVSFPSDAELYAALNSGGVAAVLQDLPVNLDHTDDGAYEIVEEYDTDESYGFAVKEEGSEDLLAAINENLQELRDSGEYDTIYEKYFSDS from the coding sequence GTGAAGTCCCAGGCACTGAAGACCCTGTCCGTGGCCACCGCCCTCGCGCTGAGCCTCTCCGCGTGCGGCTCGGACGAGCCGGAGGCGGCCGAAGGCGAGCCCGAGCTCGGCTCCGCCGGTCAGCTCACGGTGTGCACCGACGCTCCGTACAAGCCGTTCGAGTACCCCGACGACTCCTCGCCGACCGGCTACACCGGCTTCGACATGGAGATCGTCGACGCGATCGCGGCCGGGATGGACCTCGAGGTCGTCGTCAAGGACGCCGGCTTCGACGGCCTCCAGAGCGGTGCGTCCCTGGCCGCCGGGCAGTGCGACATGGTCGCCAGCGCGATGACGATCACCGAGGAGCGTGAGGAGAACCTCGACTTCTCCGAGCCCTACTACGACTCCAAGCAGTCGCTCCTGGCCGAGGCCGGCGGCGACGTCGCCTCGATCGAGGACCTCGACGGCCAGAAGGTCGGCGTGCAGCAGGGCACCACCGGCGCGCAGTACGCCCAGGACAACGTGCCCGAGGGCGCCGAGCTGGTCTCCTTCCCCAGCGACGCCGAGCTCTACGCGGCCCTGAACTCCGGCGGCGTCGCCGCGGTCCTGCAGGACCTGCCCGTCAACCTCGACCACACCGACGACGGTGCCTACGAGATCGTCGAGGAGTACGACACCGACGAGTCCTACGGCTTCGCGGTCAAGGAGGAGGGCAGCGAGGACCTCCTCGCGGCCATCAACGAGAACCTCCAGGAGCTCCGCGACAGCGGCGAGTACGACACCATCTACGAGAAGTACTTCTCCGACTCCTGA
- a CDS encoding Gfo/Idh/MocA family protein has protein sequence MTTTDGGARLQRDGIGLAVIGCGAIGRIRAVLAREYPGVRWLGLCDVDAATLDQLASDTDADLATTDIDELLARPEVSAVIIATDEREHVEPILKAAGLGVPLFIEKPLATDPVDSARVLAAIEAAGVDAVVGYTQRFRRRFLTVKQRLRDGQVGEVTTVVTRALMNRMVPEATLRKVSDTTNLTPMVVSGTHSLDMCLWLMEGKEPVEVYARSVDRTLGDMGTKDGTLGIFTMDDGTVFSMNINWALPAVWPGAVYGLEIGIVGTEGVIDIEDTHRDVIVASQHPQPAGYNSRGFQAPAPRHIDFVGSYPPGDLSDGVLWGPMREETMTWFNRLTTGARTPHASAADGHRNLLLTMAMDLSAARGRAVTLPITPEELLAELSSPSSGARDV, from the coding sequence ATGACGACCACGGATGGCGGCGCGCGGCTGCAGCGCGACGGGATCGGTCTGGCTGTCATCGGCTGCGGCGCCATCGGACGGATCCGGGCGGTGCTGGCTCGCGAGTACCCGGGCGTGCGCTGGCTCGGTCTGTGCGACGTCGATGCGGCCACGCTCGACCAGCTGGCGAGCGACACCGACGCCGACCTCGCCACGACCGACATCGACGAGCTGCTGGCGCGGCCCGAGGTCAGTGCGGTGATCATCGCCACGGACGAGCGGGAGCACGTGGAGCCCATCCTCAAGGCCGCGGGGCTCGGCGTGCCGCTGTTCATCGAGAAGCCCCTGGCGACCGACCCCGTCGACTCCGCACGAGTGCTGGCAGCCATCGAGGCCGCCGGGGTGGATGCCGTCGTCGGCTACACCCAGCGCTTCCGGCGCCGGTTCCTCACCGTGAAGCAGCGCCTCCGCGACGGTCAGGTCGGCGAGGTGACCACCGTGGTCACCCGAGCCCTGATGAACCGGATGGTGCCCGAGGCGACGCTGCGCAAGGTCAGCGACACGACGAACCTGACACCGATGGTCGTGTCCGGCACGCACAGCCTCGACATGTGCCTGTGGTTGATGGAGGGCAAGGAGCCCGTCGAGGTCTACGCCCGCAGCGTCGACCGGACGCTGGGCGACATGGGGACCAAGGACGGCACCCTGGGCATCTTCACGATGGACGACGGGACCGTGTTCTCGATGAACATCAACTGGGCGCTGCCAGCGGTCTGGCCAGGCGCTGTCTACGGCCTGGAGATCGGCATCGTGGGCACCGAGGGCGTCATCGACATCGAGGACACCCACCGCGACGTGATCGTGGCCTCCCAGCACCCTCAGCCCGCCGGGTACAACAGCCGTGGGTTCCAGGCACCCGCGCCACGACACATCGACTTCGTGGGCAGCTATCCGCCCGGTGACCTCTCGGACGGGGTCCTGTGGGGGCCGATGCGGGAGGAGACCATGACGTGGTTCAACCGTCTGACCACCGGGGCCCGCACGCCGCACGCCTCGGCCGCCGACGGGCACCGCAACCTGCTGCTGACCATGGCCATGGACCTGTCGGCCGCGCGAGGTCGTGCCGTCACCCTTCCCATCACACCCGAGGAGCTGCTCGCCGAGCTGTCCTCCCCCTCGTCAGGAGCCCGCGATGTCTGA
- a CDS encoding short-chain fatty acid transporter — protein sequence MLRKIAGPASRFVERWMPGAFVFAVALTLLVALLSLSLTDTGPRELVLAWGDGLTGLLAFMTQVALVLLLGYTLANLPPVHRLLTRVAGLPRSPRAAYAFVTVVAGLASLLSFGLGLIVGGVVAVEVARRFRERCTPLHYPLLVASAYTGFVVWHMGYSGSGPLNAATETGVYATTLDMGVVPVSETIFAWWNLAAIGVTLLVIAVAMPLMAPGDGEAVRAAPEAALEESEEPAGTGGAQEAGSPADRLETSRLVTAVMGVALGLYLVVYFLDNGFDLTLDIVNWTFLCLVLLVVANARQLAALVARGGRTVVEVLLQYPLYAGIAAMMAASGLAEMLSSWVVDAATPGTLGVFAFLSAGLLNLFVPSGGGQFALQAPIFASAAESLDVTQPVVIMAIAYGDQWTNMIQPFWAVPLLAVAGLRVRDIMGYTSVVLVITGVVFVSTLLLVGAG from the coding sequence ATGCTGCGCAAGATCGCCGGTCCGGCGAGCCGTTTCGTCGAACGCTGGATGCCCGGAGCCTTCGTCTTCGCGGTCGCCCTGACCCTGCTGGTGGCGTTGCTGTCGCTGAGCCTGACCGACACCGGCCCGCGCGAGCTGGTGCTCGCCTGGGGCGACGGGCTCACGGGCCTGCTGGCCTTCATGACCCAGGTCGCGCTGGTGCTGCTGCTGGGCTACACCCTGGCCAACCTGCCGCCGGTGCACCGGCTGCTGACCCGGGTGGCGGGGCTGCCGCGCTCGCCGCGGGCGGCGTACGCCTTCGTCACCGTGGTGGCCGGGCTGGCCTCGCTGCTCAGCTTCGGGCTCGGGCTCATCGTCGGCGGCGTCGTGGCCGTCGAGGTCGCCCGTCGCTTCCGTGAGCGGTGCACGCCGCTGCACTACCCGCTGCTGGTGGCCTCGGCCTACACCGGCTTCGTGGTCTGGCACATGGGCTACTCGGGCTCCGGGCCGCTCAACGCCGCCACCGAGACCGGGGTCTACGCGACGACGCTCGACATGGGCGTCGTGCCCGTCTCCGAGACCATCTTCGCCTGGTGGAACCTGGCCGCCATCGGCGTGACGCTCCTGGTGATCGCCGTGGCGATGCCGCTGATGGCCCCCGGCGACGGCGAGGCCGTGCGCGCCGCGCCCGAGGCCGCGCTGGAGGAGTCCGAGGAGCCTGCCGGCACCGGCGGCGCCCAGGAGGCGGGCTCGCCCGCCGACCGGCTCGAGACCTCGAGGCTGGTCACCGCCGTGATGGGCGTGGCGCTGGGCCTCTACCTGGTCGTCTACTTCCTCGACAACGGCTTCGACCTGACCCTCGACATCGTCAACTGGACCTTCCTGTGCCTGGTGCTGCTGGTCGTGGCCAACGCCCGCCAGCTCGCCGCCCTGGTCGCGCGCGGCGGCCGCACGGTCGTCGAGGTGCTGCTGCAGTACCCCCTGTACGCCGGCATCGCGGCGATGATGGCCGCCAGCGGCCTGGCCGAGATGCTGAGCAGCTGGGTGGTCGACGCGGCCACGCCCGGCACGCTCGGCGTCTTCGCCTTCCTCTCCGCGGGCCTGCTCAACCTCTTCGTGCCCTCGGGCGGCGGTCAGTTCGCCCTGCAGGCGCCGATCTTCGCCTCGGCCGCCGAGTCGCTCGACGTCACCCAGCCGGTCGTGATCATGGCCATCGCCTACGGCGACCAGTGGACCAACATGATCCAGCCGTTCTGGGCGGTGCCGCTGCTGGCGGTCGCCGGACTGCGGGTGCGCGACATCATGGGCTACACCAGCGTGGTGCTGGTGATCACCGGCGTCGTCTTCGTCTCCACCCTGCTGCTCGTCGGGGCCGGCTGA
- a CDS encoding helix-turn-helix domain-containing protein, with amino-acid sequence MAVDSPRDPGGSARQRELTSLYATARSLTALGDLDDVLRSIVRHAHDLIGTDFTYLSLVGADGGLAIRASEGTISAAFRAARIPPGTGLGGRVLQTRAAHHVSRYAHASDLEHDPGFDDLVGQEGLIALLGVPLLVRGEAIGVLFAADRSEREFRTDEIALLSAFADHAAVALDNARLYDESRTSLERLRSAYRTIEDQVAEMERAQSAHEALTGVVVTGGGPEDVARRLVTQLGGAVTVLDRDGVEVARADDGSVEPDAGSAAPALALLRREATSTGRCASGSQAGGGSHSVAPIRAGERLLGTVAWTRAEPPGPVDDRTLELAAHVLALLILNEDAVADAEERLSGELLTELMTSGPTPSTTHRARARSRGVDLDALDVLVIAEAADLRRSDVARRLHTIARDQSGLAGEHAGHPTLLLPSDGSDDVPSMLHQRLRRDLGQPVTVVAESVGPGGWARAFTRASRSLVVAAALGRGDTALRVADLALYGILVDPDRSAELDEFVTAAIGPLVTYDARRSTELVCTLAAYFEHGENLSRTARALHVHPNTLVKRLDRAAAVLDEDWRSGDDLQLRMAVRLHLLRQSLGRSAPAGDDRPS; translated from the coding sequence ATGGCCGTGGACAGCCCCCGCGACCCCGGAGGGTCGGCGCGGCAGCGGGAGCTGACCTCGCTGTACGCGACGGCGCGCTCCCTGACGGCACTGGGCGACCTCGACGACGTGCTGCGCTCGATCGTGCGCCACGCCCACGACCTGATCGGGACCGACTTCACCTACCTCTCGCTGGTCGGCGCAGACGGCGGGCTGGCGATCCGGGCCAGCGAGGGCACCATCTCTGCGGCCTTCCGAGCCGCACGCATCCCGCCGGGGACCGGACTGGGGGGAAGGGTGCTGCAGACCCGCGCCGCCCACCACGTGAGCCGCTACGCCCACGCCAGCGACCTGGAGCACGACCCCGGCTTCGACGACCTGGTCGGCCAGGAGGGCCTGATCGCTCTCCTGGGGGTGCCGCTGTTGGTGCGGGGCGAGGCCATCGGGGTCCTGTTCGCCGCCGACCGTTCCGAGCGCGAGTTCCGCACCGACGAGATCGCGCTGCTCAGCGCGTTCGCGGACCATGCGGCGGTGGCCCTGGACAACGCCCGGCTCTACGACGAGAGCCGGACCTCGCTCGAGCGGCTCAGGTCGGCGTACCGCACCATCGAGGACCAGGTCGCGGAGATGGAGCGGGCCCAGTCGGCGCACGAGGCGCTGACCGGGGTCGTCGTCACGGGCGGTGGCCCCGAGGACGTCGCCCGCCGCCTGGTCACGCAGCTCGGAGGAGCGGTGACGGTCCTGGACCGCGACGGGGTCGAGGTCGCACGCGCCGACGACGGCTCGGTGGAGCCGGACGCCGGTTCCGCCGCTCCCGCCCTGGCACTGCTGCGGCGCGAGGCCACGAGCACCGGCCGCTGCGCCTCGGGGAGCCAGGCGGGCGGGGGCTCGCACAGCGTGGCCCCCATCCGGGCGGGCGAGCGCCTGCTCGGCACGGTCGCCTGGACCCGCGCCGAGCCCCCCGGCCCCGTCGACGACCGCACCCTCGAGCTCGCCGCACACGTGCTCGCCCTGCTGATCCTCAACGAGGACGCCGTCGCCGATGCCGAGGAACGGCTCAGCGGGGAGCTGTTGACCGAGCTGATGACCTCCGGCCCGACACCCAGCACGACCCACCGTGCCCGAGCGCGCTCCCGTGGCGTCGACCTCGACGCGCTGGACGTGCTGGTCATCGCCGAGGCCGCCGACCTACGTCGCTCCGACGTCGCCCGGCGCCTGCACACGATCGCCCGCGACCAGTCCGGTCTCGCGGGCGAGCACGCGGGGCACCCGACCCTGCTGCTGCCGTCGGACGGGAGCGACGACGTCCCGTCCATGCTGCACCAGCGCCTGCGGCGCGACCTGGGCCAGCCCGTCACGGTGGTCGCCGAGTCCGTGGGCCCCGGCGGCTGGGCCCGCGCGTTCACCCGCGCCAGCCGGAGCCTCGTCGTGGCAGCCGCGCTCGGCCGGGGTGACACCGCGCTGCGCGTGGCCGACCTCGCTCTCTACGGCATCCTCGTCGACCCGGACCGCAGTGCCGAGCTGGACGAGTTCGTCACCGCGGCCATCGGCCCGCTCGTCACCTACGACGCGCGTCGCTCGACGGAGCTGGTGTGCACCCTGGCGGCCTACTTCGAGCACGGGGAGAACCTGAGCCGCACCGCCCGCGCGCTGCACGTGCACCCCAACACGCTCGTCAAGCGGCTGGACCGGGCCGCCGCCGTGCTCGACGAGGACTGGCGCAGCGGTGACGACCTGCAGCTGCGGATGGCGGTGCGGCTGCACCTGCTCCGGCAGTCGCTGGGCCGCAGCGCCCCAGCGGGCGACGACCGGCCGAGCTGA
- a CDS encoding amidohydrolase family protein, producing the protein MIDLHCHRECSLADDFMKEAALAAGKVSLGHGNPTTQAVNRRQLEHIKPKMDVLEVRLEDMDAMGVDVQAVAVAVYQYYYWADAETGAKVSRMMNEEFVEATSRYGERFLPLGTVPLQDTEAAVQELRYLAGELGMKGIEIGTHVEGEEISAQRLEPFWAEVERLGLVVVVHTQGTTHPQRLQTHNFVNIIGHAYEATVATAHLIFSGVMERHPDLKVVVVHGGGYLPAYAGRIDHGWRAREDVREDVRDLPGNYLRKFFFDTMVFEPDQLRFLVDKYGADHVVLGTDYPYDMGDEDPLALLAATPGLSQDQVDLIAGGNAARLLGLS; encoded by the coding sequence GTGATCGACCTGCACTGCCACCGCGAGTGCTCTCTCGCCGACGACTTCATGAAGGAGGCCGCCCTCGCAGCGGGCAAGGTCTCGTTGGGTCACGGCAACCCGACGACGCAGGCGGTGAACCGTCGACAGCTCGAGCACATCAAGCCGAAGATGGACGTGCTCGAGGTGCGACTGGAGGACATGGACGCCATGGGCGTCGACGTGCAGGCCGTCGCGGTAGCGGTCTACCAGTACTACTACTGGGCCGACGCCGAGACCGGCGCCAAGGTCTCGCGGATGATGAACGAGGAGTTCGTGGAGGCGACCTCTCGCTACGGCGAGCGCTTCCTGCCGCTGGGCACGGTCCCGCTGCAGGACACCGAGGCGGCCGTCCAGGAGCTGCGCTACCTGGCGGGCGAGCTCGGGATGAAGGGGATCGAGATCGGTACCCACGTCGAGGGCGAGGAGATATCGGCGCAGCGGCTGGAGCCCTTCTGGGCCGAGGTCGAGAGGCTGGGCCTCGTCGTCGTCGTGCACACCCAGGGGACCACCCACCCGCAACGGTTGCAGACCCACAACTTCGTCAACATCATCGGCCACGCCTACGAGGCGACCGTGGCGACGGCACACCTGATCTTCAGCGGTGTCATGGAGCGGCACCCGGACCTGAAGGTCGTCGTCGTCCACGGCGGCGGCTACCTGCCGGCCTACGCAGGGCGGATCGACCACGGCTGGCGGGCGCGGGAGGACGTCCGCGAGGACGTGCGTGACCTCCCGGGCAACTACCTGCGCAAGTTCTTCTTCGACACGATGGTCTTCGAGCCCGACCAGCTCAGGTTCCTGGTGGACAAGTACGGAGCCGACCACGTGGTGCTCGGCACCGACTACCCCTACGACATGGGCGACGAGGACCCGCTGGCACTTCTCGCAGCCACGCCCGGCCTGTCGCAGGACCAGGTCGACCTGATCGCCGGTGGCAACGCCGCCCGTCTGCTGGGTCTCTCATGA
- a CDS encoding amino acid ABC transporter permease: MKRTTKTRLTRGSLYAIFVAAVAALVLAADWPAIQEAFFDVEIAKDLFPDVVVVAAKNTIIYTAIAFAGGMVFGLVLALMKLSPVAPYRWVATAYIEFFRGLPALLVIFTFAFAVPIAFQWRPPGGNAGAGLIALIVVSAAYIAETIRAGIQAVPKGQVEAAHSLGMPGGWTMISVVLPQAFRIVIPPLTNELVILIKDTSLLFIVGMTLSQQELTTFARDGVSSVANSTPLTIAALMYLAVTLPLTRLVAYMERRGARGR, translated from the coding sequence GTGAAGAGGACCACGAAGACCCGTCTCACCCGCGGGTCGCTGTACGCGATCTTCGTGGCCGCCGTCGCCGCGCTGGTCCTGGCCGCGGACTGGCCGGCCATCCAGGAGGCGTTCTTCGACGTCGAGATCGCCAAGGACCTCTTCCCCGACGTGGTCGTGGTGGCGGCCAAGAACACGATCATCTACACCGCGATCGCGTTCGCCGGGGGCATGGTCTTCGGCCTGGTCCTCGCGTTGATGAAGCTCTCGCCGGTGGCGCCCTACCGATGGGTCGCGACGGCCTACATCGAGTTCTTCCGCGGCCTGCCGGCCCTGCTGGTGATCTTCACCTTCGCCTTTGCGGTGCCGATCGCCTTCCAGTGGCGCCCGCCCGGTGGCAACGCGGGAGCCGGCCTGATCGCCCTCATCGTCGTCTCGGCGGCCTACATCGCCGAGACGATCCGCGCCGGCATCCAGGCCGTCCCCAAGGGCCAGGTCGAGGCGGCCCACTCGCTCGGCATGCCGGGGGGCTGGACCATGATCTCGGTGGTGCTCCCGCAGGCCTTCCGGATCGTGATCCCCCCGCTGACCAACGAGCTGGTGATCCTGATCAAGGACACCTCGCTGCTGTTCATCGTCGGCATGACCCTGTCGCAGCAGGAGCTCACCACGTTCGCCCGCGACGGGGTCTCCTCGGTGGCCAACTCGACGCCGCTGACCATCGCAGCCCTGATGTACCTGGCCGTCACCCTGCCGCTGACGCGGCTGGTGGCCTACATGGAGCGCCGCGGCGCGAGAGGACGCTGA
- a CDS encoding long-chain-fatty-acid--CoA ligase produces MDGLMQSRPLSVAHVVERAESMFGHKRIVSAGDETLTFRAWAGRVRRLVTALDSLEVPEGATVGTLAANHRRHLELYAAAPVSKRVLHTINTRLPAEHLEHVIADAGDDVVFVDRAHLAGVWAGVRHLGVRHWVVLPDGTTADLPQDPRISHYEDLLAVSAPRAGSFEDDFSRDDEDLAAGLCYTSGTTGPPKGVVYSHRSTLLHSMGTMLAGYIGLHERDVVLPIVPMFHANAWGLPYGALLAGADLVLPGRSSDPAHLLALMDSEQVTVAAAVPTVWTSLVPGLAGTGRGAVRLLLAGGSAVAPALSRAYEGAWGLPLTHSWGMTEVSPVGAVGGLRSEHDALDPVSREEALAAQGQPLPLVRVRVVDVESGAPQPWDGASAGELQVAGPWVASAYLHRATTESHTEDGWLRTGDIATLDASGTVRLVDRLKDLIKSGGEWISSAELESAIGSHPEVDEVAVVARPDPRWMERPVACVVRRAGSALTAEQVKSHIAPTVARWWVPDEVVFVDSLPKTGTGKLAKAEVRAALR; encoded by the coding sequence ATGGACGGCCTCATGCAGTCGAGACCGCTGAGCGTGGCGCACGTCGTCGAGCGCGCCGAGTCGATGTTCGGCCACAAGCGGATCGTCAGTGCCGGCGACGAGACGCTGACCTTCCGGGCCTGGGCGGGGCGGGTACGCCGCCTGGTCACCGCCCTCGACTCCCTGGAGGTCCCCGAGGGCGCGACAGTGGGGACGCTCGCCGCCAACCACCGCCGCCACCTGGAGCTCTACGCGGCCGCACCGGTCAGCAAGCGGGTCCTGCACACGATCAACACCCGCCTGCCGGCCGAGCACCTCGAGCACGTCATCGCCGACGCCGGCGACGACGTCGTCTTCGTCGACCGGGCCCATCTCGCGGGCGTGTGGGCGGGAGTGCGCCACCTGGGCGTGCGGCACTGGGTGGTGCTGCCCGACGGCACGACCGCGGACCTCCCGCAGGACCCCAGGATCTCCCACTACGAGGACCTCCTGGCGGTGTCCGCGCCGCGCGCGGGCTCCTTCGAGGACGACTTCTCCCGCGACGACGAGGACCTCGCCGCCGGGCTCTGCTACACCTCCGGCACCACCGGCCCGCCCAAGGGCGTGGTCTACAGCCACCGGTCGACGCTGCTGCACTCGATGGGGACGATGCTCGCGGGCTACATCGGTCTCCACGAGCGCGACGTGGTGCTGCCGATCGTCCCCATGTTCCACGCCAACGCCTGGGGGCTGCCGTACGGCGCGCTGCTCGCCGGTGCCGACCTGGTCCTGCCGGGACGCTCCAGCGACCCCGCCCACCTGCTGGCCCTCATGGACTCCGAGCAGGTGACCGTCGCTGCTGCCGTGCCCACCGTGTGGACGAGCCTGGTGCCCGGCCTGGCCGGCACCGGACGGGGGGCGGTGCGCCTGCTGCTGGCCGGAGGGTCGGCGGTCGCCCCTGCCCTGTCGCGGGCCTACGAGGGGGCCTGGGGGCTGCCGTTGACCCACTCGTGGGGGATGACGGAGGTGAGCCCGGTCGGAGCGGTCGGGGGGCTGCGCAGCGAGCACGACGCCCTCGACCCCGTCTCGCGCGAGGAGGCCCTGGCCGCCCAGGGGCAGCCGCTGCCGCTGGTCCGGGTCCGCGTCGTCGACGTCGAGTCCGGTGCCCCACAGCCCTGGGACGGGGCCAGCGCGGGGGAGCTGCAGGTCGCCGGGCCGTGGGTGGCGTCGGCGTACCTGCACCGGGCCACGACCGAGAGCCACACCGAGGACGGGTGGCTGCGCACCGGTGACATCGCCACGCTCGACGCATCGGGCACCGTGCGTCTGGTCGACCGCCTCAAGGACCTGATCAAGTCGGGCGGGGAGTGGATCTCCTCGGCCGAGCTCGAGTCGGCGATCGGGTCGCACCCGGAGGTCGACGAGGTGGCGGTGGTCGCTCGGCCCGATCCGCGCTGGATGGAGCGCCCGGTCGCGTGCGTCGTGCGACGAGCGGGCTCGGCGCTGACCGCCGAGCAGGTGAAGAGCCACATCGCCCCGACCGTGGCGAGGTGGTGGGTGCCGGACGAGGTGGTCTTCGTCGACTCCCTGCCCAAGACCGGCACCGGCAAGCTCGCCAAGGCGGAGGTGCGCGCAGCCTTGCGCTGA
- a CDS encoding mycothiol transferase, with product MTPGELLADSLDRVAEHVEAVLDGLDVDALTHRPGPGANTIGWLVWHLTRVYDDHVAAAAGREQVHVASGYAERLGLPFDPADTGFGHSSDEVAAVRVPADLLGDYFREVHGAMRPWVHGLDAADLDRVVDERWDPPVTLGVRLVSVADDCAQHAGQAAYVRGLLGR from the coding sequence ATGACGCCTGGTGAGCTGTTGGCCGACTCCCTCGACCGCGTCGCCGAGCACGTCGAGGCGGTCCTCGACGGTCTCGACGTCGACGCCCTGACCCACCGCCCCGGGCCGGGGGCGAACACCATCGGCTGGCTGGTCTGGCACCTGACCCGCGTCTACGACGACCACGTCGCCGCGGCGGCCGGGCGCGAGCAGGTGCACGTCGCGTCGGGGTACGCCGAGCGGCTGGGGCTGCCGTTCGACCCCGCCGACACCGGCTTCGGCCACAGCAGCGACGAGGTGGCCGCGGTGCGGGTGCCGGCCGACCTGCTCGGCGACTACTTCCGCGAGGTGCACGGCGCGATGCGCCCCTGGGTGCACGGCCTGGACGCCGCCGACCTCGACCGGGTGGTGGACGAGCGCTGGGACCCGCCCGTCACGCTCGGGGTCCGGCTGGTCTCGGTGGCCGACGACTGCGCCCAGCACGCCGGGCAGGCGGCGTACGTGCGCGGGCTGCTGGGGCGCTGA